One part of the Ochotona princeps isolate mOchPri1 chromosome 3, mOchPri1.hap1, whole genome shotgun sequence genome encodes these proteins:
- the C3H3orf80 gene encoding uncharacterized membrane protein C3orf80 homolog — MWGPGVTTEGLSAAPAPPPLLPLLLLLALALVAPSRGGGGCAELACGERERCCDAANATAVRCCKLPLHAFLDNVGWFVRKLSGLLILLVLFAIGYFLQRIICPSPRRYPRGQARAGQARPGAPGAAGPPGGAGPPDDDDDSPALLRDEVAAGSQDSLLDSSGGGGRGRGGGSHPAPSCASEHELRVVSPVFLQLPSYEEVKYLPTYEESMRLQQPSPGEVTLPVSVLGRPRGCGAGESDGGEGRFPLI; from the coding sequence atgtggggacctggggtcACGACCGAGGGCCTCTCGGCGGCGCCGGCCCCCCCGCCGCTgctgccactgctcctgctgctggcacTGGCGCTGGTAGCGCCCTCGCGGGGCGGCGGGGGCTGCGCGGAGCTGGCATGCGGAGAGCGGGAGCGCTGCTGCGACGCAGCCAACGCCACGGCGGTGCGCTGCTGCAAGCTCCCGCTGCACGCCTTCCTGGACAACGTGGGCTGGTTTGTCCGCAAGCTCTCGGGGCTGCTCATTCTGCTCGTGCTCTTCGCCATCGGCTACTTCCTGCAACGCATCATCTGCCCAAGCCCACGCAGGTACCCGCGCGGCCAGGCGCGAGCTGGGCAAGCGCGGCCCGGGGCTCCTGGGGCCGCAGGGCCGCCCGGGGGCGCCGGACCGCCCGACGACGACGACGACTCGCCGGCTCTCCTGCGGGACGAGGTGGCCGCCGGCTCGCAGGACTCTCTGCTGGACAGTAGCGGCGGTGGCGGCCGGGGTCGTGGGGGCGGTAGCCACCCGGCTCCCTCCTGCGCCTCGGAGCACGAGCTGCGGGTCGTCTCGCCCGTCTTCCTGCAGCTGCCCAGCTACGAGGAAGTCAAGTACCTGCCCACCTACGAGGAATCTATGAGGTTGCAGCAGCCCAGCCCCGGAGAGGTCACGCTGCCGGTGTCGGTGCTCGGTCGCCCGCGAGGCTGCGGCGCCGGGGAGTCCGACGGCGGCGAGGGCCGCTTCCCGCTCATCTGA